The Candidatus Pantoea soli genome window below encodes:
- the ptrA gene encoding pitrilysin yields the protein MRIYARWLGALLLSMLALSAFAEADRGWQPINETIRKSDHDPRSYQAITLSNGMTVLLVSDAAAPKALAALTLPIGSLDDPDAQLGLAHYLEHMVLMGSKRYPQPDNLAEFLKKHGGSHNASTASYRTAFYLEVENDALQPAVDRLADAIAEPLLDAVNADRERHAVNAELTMARSRDGLRMAQVGAETLNPAHPGSRYSGGNLDTLSDKPGSPLHQALLDFYHRYYSANLMKAVIYSNKPLPEMADIAAQTFGRVANHQASVPDIRVPVVTDAQKGIIIHYVPAQPRKQLKIEFRIANNSDRFRSKTDTLISYILGNRSKNTLNDWLQKQGLADGVNAGADPVTERNTGVFAISVSLTDKGLAQRDQVVAAVFSYLDMLRSKGIDKAYFDEVSHVLALDFRYPSITRDMDYIEWLVDTMLRVPVEHTLDAPYVADQFDPAAIRARLDEMTPQNARLWYISPQEPHNKQAYFVDAPYQVDKISEAQFSDWQTRAAQIPLSLPALNPYIPSDFSIMPGDGKQYDHPVALTSGDSMRIYWMPSQYYAREPKAAITLALRNKMAIGDARQQVLFGLNDYLSSLALDELNSQASVGGISFSTGEDDGIVFNASGFTQRLPELLKKLVEGYATFQPDEEQLAQAKSWYLDRLEAADKGKAFEQAIQPMQMVSQLPYTQREVRRRLVSTITLKEVTDYRDALLRHATPEMMVVGNLPADRVKQLGNELQQQLQSDGHGYWHSDYVVVDKTSKADLQKSGSSTDSALAALYVPLGYSEYQSMANSSLLSQIVQPWFYNQLRTEEQLGYAVFAWQMPIGRQWGIGFLLQSNSKSPAYLLQRFQAFYPQAEQRLRSMKPADFAQYQQAMINDLRQRPQTLEEEANRFNRDFNRQNFAFDTREKAIAQIQQLTPVSLADFFRKAVLEQQGMTMISQIGGSQDGSGNAAYAPLPGFTRWDEVSRLQQSLSVQSDKP from the coding sequence ATGCGGATTTACGCACGCTGGTTAGGCGCGCTGCTGCTGAGCATGCTGGCGCTGAGTGCCTTTGCCGAAGCCGATCGCGGCTGGCAGCCAATTAATGAAACGATTCGTAAAAGCGATCACGATCCGCGCAGTTATCAGGCGATTACGTTAAGCAACGGCATGACAGTGCTGCTGGTTTCCGATGCCGCCGCGCCGAAAGCGCTGGCCGCGCTGACACTGCCTATCGGTTCCCTTGACGATCCTGACGCGCAGCTCGGCCTGGCGCACTATCTGGAACATATGGTCCTGATGGGATCGAAGCGCTATCCGCAGCCGGATAACCTGGCGGAATTCCTGAAAAAGCACGGCGGCAGCCACAATGCCAGTACGGCGTCCTATCGCACGGCATTCTACCTGGAGGTGGAAAACGATGCGCTGCAGCCTGCGGTCGATCGGCTGGCGGATGCGATTGCTGAGCCGCTGCTGGATGCCGTGAACGCTGACCGCGAACGTCATGCTGTCAATGCCGAGCTAACAATGGCGCGTTCGCGCGATGGGCTGCGCATGGCCCAGGTGGGCGCAGAAACCCTGAACCCGGCCCATCCGGGCTCCCGTTACTCCGGGGGCAATCTGGATACCCTGAGTGACAAGCCCGGCAGCCCGCTGCATCAGGCACTGCTGGATTTCTATCATCGTTACTACTCTGCCAACCTGATGAAGGCGGTGATCTACAGCAATAAACCGCTACCGGAAATGGCAGATATTGCCGCACAGACGTTTGGCCGCGTGGCGAATCATCAGGCGAGCGTACCGGATATCCGCGTGCCGGTGGTCACGGACGCGCAGAAAGGCATCATCATTCATTACGTACCCGCGCAGCCACGCAAACAGCTAAAAATTGAGTTTCGGATTGCCAATAACAGCGATCGGTTTCGCAGCAAAACCGATACGTTAATCAGCTACATTCTGGGCAATCGCAGCAAAAATACCCTCAATGACTGGCTGCAGAAACAGGGGCTGGCAGACGGCGTCAACGCCGGGGCCGATCCGGTGACCGAGCGAAATACCGGTGTGTTTGCTATCTCCGTTTCGCTGACAGATAAAGGCCTGGCGCAGCGCGACCAGGTGGTGGCAGCGGTGTTCAGCTATCTGGATATGCTGCGCAGTAAAGGCATCGACAAAGCCTATTTTGACGAAGTCTCGCACGTGCTGGCGCTGGATTTCCGCTATCCGTCAATCACGCGCGACATGGATTACATTGAGTGGCTGGTGGATACCATGCTGCGCGTGCCGGTTGAGCATACGCTGGACGCGCCTTACGTGGCCGATCAGTTTGACCCGGCCGCTATCAGGGCGCGGCTGGATGAGATGACACCGCAAAATGCCCGTCTGTGGTACATCAGCCCACAGGAGCCGCATAACAAACAGGCCTATTTTGTGGATGCGCCCTATCAGGTGGATAAAATCAGCGAGGCGCAGTTCAGCGACTGGCAAACGCGCGCAGCGCAAATCCCGCTTTCGCTGCCGGCGCTTAACCCGTACATCCCTTCTGATTTCTCGATCATGCCCGGGGATGGCAAACAGTACGATCACCCGGTAGCCCTGACCAGCGGCGACAGCATGCGGATTTACTGGATGCCGAGCCAGTATTATGCCCGTGAACCGAAAGCGGCTATCACGCTGGCCTTACGCAATAAAATGGCGATCGGCGATGCGCGCCAGCAGGTACTGTTTGGGCTCAACGATTACCTCTCCAGCCTGGCGCTGGATGAGCTGAATTCGCAGGCGTCGGTCGGCGGCATCAGCTTTTCTACCGGCGAGGACGACGGCATTGTCTTTAACGCCAGCGGCTTTACCCAGCGTCTGCCGGAGCTGCTGAAAAAACTGGTCGAAGGCTATGCCACCTTCCAGCCCGATGAGGAGCAGCTGGCGCAGGCGAAATCCTGGTATCTTGACCGGCTGGAAGCGGCTGACAAAGGTAAAGCCTTTGAACAGGCGATTCAGCCGATGCAGATGGTTTCGCAGCTGCCCTATACGCAGCGCGAGGTGCGGCGCAGGCTGGTCAGCACCATCACGCTGAAAGAGGTGACCGATTACCGTGATGCCCTGCTGCGCCACGCCACGCCGGAAATGATGGTGGTGGGCAACCTGCCGGCCGATCGCGTAAAACAACTGGGTAATGAACTGCAGCAGCAGCTGCAGAGCGATGGCCACGGCTACTGGCACAGCGATTATGTGGTGGTGGATAAAACCAGCAAAGCCGATCTGCAGAAAAGCGGCAGCAGCACCGACTCCGCCCTGGCCGCACTCTATGTGCCGCTGGGCTACAGCGAATATCAGAGCATGGCTAACAGCTCACTGCTGAGCCAGATTGTTCAGCCGTGGTTCTATAACCAGCTGCGCACCGAAGAGCAGCTGGGTTATGCGGTTTTCGCCTGGCAGATGCCGATTGGCCGCCAGTGGGGCATTGGTTTCCTGCTGCAAAGCAACAGCAAGTCGCCTGCCTATCTGCTGCAGCGCTTCCAGGCCTTCTATCCGCAGGCCGAACAGCGACTGCGCAGCATGAAGCCGGCAGATTTTGCCCAGTACCAGCAGGCGATGATTAACGATCTCAGGCAGCGGCCGCAGACGCTGGAAGAAGAGGCGAATCGCTTTAACCGCGACTTCAACCGGCAGAATTTTGCGTTTGATACGCGGGAAAAAGCGATTGCGCAGATTCAGCAGCTGACGCCAGTCAGCCTCGCGGACTTTTTCCGCAAAGCGGTGCTGGAACAGCAGGGTATGACCATGATTTCGCAGATTGGCGGCAGCCAGGATGGCAGCGGCAACGCAGCCTATGCTCCGCTGCCGGGCTTCACCCGCTGGGATGAAGTCTCCCGGCTGCAGCAGTCTTTGTCCGTACAGAGTGATAAACCATGA
- the recC gene encoding exodeoxyribonuclease V subunit gamma has product MFRVYHSNQLDLLKNLAGILIENQPLDDPLAAEQVLVQSPGMAQWLQMELAHSFGIAANIDFPLPATFIWSMFVKVLPDIPEESAFTKANMSWKLMHRLPVLLEQEAFQPLRIYLHDDDDKRKLYQLSARVADLFDQYLVYRADWLNSWERGEQVAGLGEAQQWQAALWRDLLSFTESLGQPMWHRANLYARFIQALEQAQTPPPGLPQRVFICGISALPPVYLQALEALGRHIDIHLLFTNPCRHYWGDIQDYAFLAKLQSRQRRRLHSDETQPLFRDPDSAPGLFNDSGEQQLTNPLLASWGKLGRDNLYLLSQMESASNDIDAFVDVPQDTLLHSLQADLLELEDHAVIGLHAGELADSRAKRQLAPDDRSLVLQVCHSAQREVEVLQDHLLALMEADPALKPRDIIVMVADIDSYAPFIQATFASAPPDRYLPFAISDRRASQAHPAILALLTLLTLPESRFASEEILALLEVPALAQRFSVDESGLRLLRRWVMESGIRWGLDDASVEALALPVTGQHTWRFGLQRMLLGYALESHNGDWQGILPYDESSGLIAELAGHLADLLARLDAWRTRLAQERPLAEWLPLCRELIDSFFSGDAESEAALLLVETEWQQIIAQGMQAAYAQPIPVTLLRDELRSRLDQQRISQRFLAGPVNFCTLMPMRSIPFKVVCLLGMNDGVYPRTVPPLGFDLMQQQTRKGDRSRRDDDRYLFLEALISAQHQLYISYIGRAIQDNTERYPSVLVSELLDYLSQSFCLPGDEGCEPDVSAQRVRDHLQTLHSRMPFAAENFRPGAPRQSFAAEWLPAASNRGVAQPDFVQPLPVQPLTTLSLEQLLRFWRHPVRAWFQQRLGVAFWMEESELPDSEPFAPDSLERYQINAQLLNTLVNGEDPQQLYARHRAAGNLPYGAFGELFWQSQTEEMQEVAAEVSEQRLPAENLEVNLTLGTVQLTGWLTQVQADGLLRWRPGVLNINDGLLLWLEHLVYCALGGEGSSRMFGRKQSRWRFSALPADRARALLTEYVTGCEAGLAQPLMLLSKCGGAWLDASFDKKSRQLLEDDATQKKALNKLLQAWQGGYQVEGEGSDPYLQRLCRTLEDEAVQAIVAAARQWYLPVRLAHQDDDE; this is encoded by the coding sequence ATGTTCCGGGTTTACCACTCCAATCAGCTCGATCTGTTGAAAAATCTGGCAGGCATTCTGATTGAAAACCAGCCCCTTGACGATCCGCTCGCCGCGGAGCAGGTGCTGGTACAAAGCCCCGGAATGGCGCAATGGCTGCAAATGGAACTGGCGCACAGTTTTGGCATTGCCGCTAACATCGATTTTCCGCTGCCTGCGACCTTTATCTGGAGCATGTTCGTTAAAGTGCTGCCGGACATTCCGGAAGAGAGCGCTTTTACCAAAGCCAACATGAGCTGGAAACTGATGCACCGCCTGCCGGTTCTGCTGGAGCAGGAGGCATTTCAGCCGCTGCGGATCTACCTTCATGACGACGACGACAAGCGCAAGCTGTACCAGCTGAGCGCGCGCGTGGCTGACCTGTTTGATCAGTATCTGGTGTACCGGGCCGACTGGCTGAACAGCTGGGAGCGCGGTGAGCAGGTGGCCGGTCTGGGCGAGGCACAGCAGTGGCAGGCGGCGCTGTGGCGCGATCTGCTCAGCTTTACCGAAAGCCTCGGTCAGCCGATGTGGCACCGTGCTAACCTGTATGCGCGCTTTATTCAGGCGCTGGAACAGGCGCAAACGCCGCCGCCAGGGCTGCCGCAGCGCGTGTTTATCTGCGGCATCTCCGCGCTGCCGCCGGTCTACCTCCAGGCGCTGGAGGCGCTCGGTCGCCATATTGATATCCACCTGCTGTTCACCAATCCGTGTCGTCATTACTGGGGTGACATTCAGGATTATGCGTTCCTGGCAAAACTGCAAAGCCGCCAGCGACGTCGCCTGCACTCCGACGAGACGCAGCCGCTGTTTCGCGATCCCGACAGCGCACCCGGCTTATTCAACGACAGCGGTGAGCAGCAGCTGACCAACCCGCTGCTGGCGTCATGGGGCAAACTGGGGCGCGACAATCTCTATTTGCTCAGTCAGATGGAGTCGGCGTCCAATGACATTGATGCCTTCGTTGACGTGCCGCAGGATACGCTGCTGCACAGCCTGCAGGCTGATCTGCTGGAGCTGGAGGATCATGCGGTAATTGGCCTGCACGCCGGAGAGCTGGCCGACAGCCGTGCGAAACGGCAGCTTGCGCCCGACGATCGCTCGCTGGTGCTGCAGGTATGCCACAGTGCGCAGCGCGAGGTCGAAGTGCTGCAGGATCACCTGCTGGCGCTGATGGAAGCCGATCCGGCGCTGAAGCCGCGCGATATTATCGTGATGGTGGCCGATATCGACAGCTATGCCCCCTTTATTCAGGCGACGTTTGCCAGCGCACCGCCGGATCGCTATCTGCCGTTTGCCATCTCTGACCGGCGCGCCAGTCAGGCGCACCCGGCCATACTGGCGCTGCTGACCCTTCTGACGCTGCCGGAAAGCCGCTTTGCGTCTGAAGAGATCCTCGCCCTGCTGGAGGTGCCGGCGCTGGCGCAGCGGTTCTCGGTGGATGAGAGCGGCTTACGGCTGCTGCGCCGCTGGGTGATGGAGTCAGGTATCCGCTGGGGACTGGATGATGCCAGCGTAGAAGCGCTGGCGCTGCCGGTGACCGGCCAGCACACCTGGCGTTTTGGCCTGCAGCGTATGCTGCTGGGCTATGCGCTGGAGAGCCACAACGGAGACTGGCAGGGGATTCTGCCGTATGACGAATCCAGCGGTCTGATTGCGGAGCTGGCCGGGCATCTTGCTGATTTACTGGCGCGGCTGGATGCGTGGCGCACGCGGCTGGCGCAGGAGCGGCCGCTGGCGGAATGGCTGCCGCTGTGTCGGGAACTGATTGACAGCTTTTTCAGCGGTGACGCCGAAAGTGAAGCGGCGCTGTTACTGGTAGAAACCGAGTGGCAGCAAATTATCGCGCAGGGGATGCAGGCCGCGTATGCGCAGCCCATCCCGGTCACGCTGCTGCGCGATGAGCTGCGTTCACGTCTTGACCAGCAGCGCATCAGCCAGCGCTTCCTCGCCGGGCCGGTGAATTTCTGTACGCTGATGCCAATGCGTTCGATCCCCTTTAAAGTAGTGTGCCTGCTCGGCATGAACGACGGTGTCTATCCTCGCACCGTACCGCCGCTGGGGTTTGATCTGATGCAGCAGCAGACGCGCAAAGGCGATCGCAGCCGCCGTGACGACGATCGCTATCTGTTTCTGGAGGCGCTGATCTCCGCGCAGCATCAGCTGTATATCAGCTATATCGGGCGTGCAATTCAGGACAACACCGAGCGCTATCCATCCGTGCTGGTCAGCGAACTGCTGGATTATCTGAGCCAGAGTTTCTGTCTGCCGGGCGATGAAGGCTGTGAGCCGGATGTCAGTGCGCAGCGCGTGCGTGACCATCTGCAGACGCTGCACAGCCGCATGCCGTTTGCGGCCGAAAACTTTCGCCCCGGTGCACCGCGACAGAGCTTTGCCGCTGAGTGGCTGCCGGCCGCCAGCAACCGCGGCGTGGCGCAACCGGACTTTGTTCAGCCGCTGCCGGTGCAGCCGCTGACCACGCTCTCGCTGGAACAGCTGCTGCGTTTCTGGCGGCATCCGGTACGCGCCTGGTTCCAGCAGCGCCTCGGCGTGGCATTCTGGATGGAGGAGAGCGAACTGCCAGACAGCGAGCCCTTCGCACCGGACAGCCTGGAGCGCTATCAGATCAACGCGCAGCTGCTGAATACGCTGGTTAACGGTGAAGACCCGCAGCAGCTGTATGCGCGCCACCGGGCGGCAGGAAATCTGCCCTACGGCGCGTTCGGGGAACTTTTCTGGCAGAGCCAGACCGAAGAGATGCAGGAAGTGGCCGCTGAAGTCAGCGAGCAGCGTCTGCCGGCTGAAAACCTGGAAGTGAACCTGACGCTCGGCACGGTACAACTCACCGGCTGGCTGACGCAGGTGCAGGCAGACGGTCTGCTGCGCTGGCGTCCGGGCGTGCTGAACATCAATGACGGCCTGCTGCTGTGGCTGGAGCATCTGGTGTACTGCGCGCTGGGCGGCGAAGGCAGCAGCCGCATGTTTGGCCGTAAACAGAGCCGCTGGCGTTTCAGCGCGCTGCCTGCCGATCGCGCGCGCGCGCTGCTGACAGAGTACGTCACAGGCTGTGAGGCGGGGCTGGCGCAGCCGCTGATGCTGCTGAGCAAGTGCGGCGGCGCCTGGCTGGACGCCAGTTTTGATAAAAAGTCGCGGCAGCTGCTGGAGGATGACGCCACGCAGAAAAAGGCGCTGAACAAACTGCTGCAGGCGTGGCAGGGCGGCTATCAGGTTGAGGGTGAGGGCAGCGATCCTTACCTGCAGCGTTTATGCCGCACACTTGAAGACGAGGCGGTGCAGGCGATTGTTGCTGCTGCCCGCCAGTGGTATTTACCGGTGCGCCTCGCGCATCAGGATGATGATGAATAG
- a CDS encoding prepilin-type N-terminal cleavage/methylation domain-containing protein has translation MQQGFSLAETLVALLLLALTISSLLQYHRALTLGFSQQWQQHQAWPVAAQALLGHETEGWHARREAQTLPGGCVLEQVTVTGPHQREATLARLNCH, from the coding sequence ATGCAGCAGGGCTTTAGCCTGGCAGAAACGCTGGTGGCACTGCTGCTGCTGGCGCTGACTATCAGCAGCCTGCTGCAGTATCATCGCGCGCTGACGCTGGGATTCAGCCAGCAGTGGCAGCAGCATCAGGCCTGGCCGGTTGCTGCTCAGGCGCTGCTGGGACATGAAACCGAAGGCTGGCACGCCCGGCGTGAGGCGCAAACCTTGCCGGGTGGCTGCGTGCTGGAGCAGGTTACCGTAACCGGGCCGCATCAGCGTGAAGCAACGCTGGCGCGGCTCAATTGCCACTAA
- a CDS encoding DUF2509 family protein, protein MNQQGNSALGMVLMVLLVGSVTLNATRTQLGQGMPLLADVRQQQQDYWQAQAALQWGLQQNWSPGEGWRCQTEMQQQWQSCLLRQEEDHGLLSARHAGRALWLFHWISLRNAGVQAQAHGWIDYCPLPEEALCPPQDAAGL, encoded by the coding sequence GTGAATCAGCAGGGCAACAGCGCACTGGGCATGGTGCTGATGGTGTTATTAGTGGGAAGCGTCACGCTGAACGCCACGCGCACCCAGCTGGGGCAGGGCATGCCGCTGCTGGCCGATGTCCGACAGCAGCAGCAGGATTACTGGCAGGCGCAGGCCGCCCTGCAGTGGGGCCTGCAGCAGAACTGGTCGCCGGGCGAAGGCTGGCGCTGCCAGACGGAGATGCAGCAGCAGTGGCAAAGCTGCCTGCTGCGTCAGGAGGAAGATCATGGACTGTTATCCGCTCGCCACGCCGGGCGCGCGCTGTGGCTGTTTCACTGGATTTCACTGCGCAACGCGGGCGTGCAGGCACAGGCGCATGGCTGGATCGACTACTGCCCGCTGCCGGAGGAAGCACTCTGTCCGCCGCAGGATGCAGCAGGGCTTTAG
- a CDS encoding prepilin peptidase-dependent protein — translation MRLTQRGFSLPEMLIAMAIGSVLMISAGRFLPRLLAQNLQLQQRVQLQQELQQIAATLEKALRRAGYCHGTCSGPPLQLAADGQCVLLRWDENSNGRWEGPGHSESDFYGYRLRSGQLEMQRGVDECSSSGWERLTDPAFIVIDRFQLRRQSQQLVLQLTGHAGSQFVTLTRWIESVNL, via the coding sequence ATGCGACTAACGCAGCGCGGCTTCAGCCTGCCGGAAATGCTGATTGCCATGGCAATCGGATCGGTACTGATGATCAGCGCCGGCCGTTTTCTGCCGCGCCTGCTGGCGCAAAACCTGCAGCTGCAGCAGCGGGTACAGCTGCAGCAGGAGCTTCAGCAAATTGCCGCAACGCTGGAAAAAGCGCTGCGCCGTGCGGGCTACTGCCACGGTACCTGCAGCGGCCCGCCGCTGCAGCTGGCGGCTGACGGCCAGTGCGTGCTGCTGCGCTGGGATGAAAACAGTAACGGACGCTGGGAAGGGCCGGGGCACAGTGAAAGCGATTTTTACGGTTACCGCCTGCGTAGCGGCCAGCTGGAGATGCAGCGTGGCGTGGATGAGTGCAGCAGCAGCGGCTGGGAACGGCTGACCGATCCGGCCTTCATCGTCATCGATCGTTTTCAGCTCCGCCGCCAGTCTCAACAGCTGGTGCTGCAGCTGACCGGTCATGCCGGCAGTCAGTTCGTGACGCTGACGCGCTGGATTGAGAGCGTGAACCTGTGA
- a CDS encoding prepilin-type N-terminal cleavage/methylation domain-containing protein: protein MNRQLHQGFTLPELLLVMVIAGILSVAALQGWQRWQQHQQLRDSVVQLQGFLLRLRAQASGLNRDIRLWWQPGENGCLGAGSRPAEGCQQSGRWVYQPPHAGVRLVALTGEPGFYGRRDVARPGSIDLENAAGRWRLIISARARIRACQPGEKGCD, encoded by the coding sequence ATGAACAGACAATTACACCAGGGTTTTACCCTGCCGGAACTGCTGCTGGTGATGGTGATTGCCGGCATCCTCAGCGTCGCCGCGCTGCAGGGCTGGCAACGCTGGCAGCAGCATCAGCAGCTGCGTGATAGCGTCGTGCAGCTGCAGGGATTTCTGCTGCGTCTGCGCGCGCAGGCCAGCGGGCTCAATCGCGATATCCGCCTGTGGTGGCAGCCAGGTGAAAACGGCTGCCTCGGTGCTGGCAGCAGGCCGGCCGAAGGGTGTCAGCAGTCCGGCCGCTGGGTATATCAGCCGCCGCACGCCGGGGTACGGCTGGTGGCGCTGACGGGCGAGCCGGGCTTTTATGGCCGGCGCGATGTGGCGCGGCCTGGCAGTATCGATCTGGAAAACGCGGCCGGGCGCTGGCGGCTGATTATCTCTGCCCGGGCGCGGATTCGCGCCTGCCAGCCGGGAGAAAAAGGATGCGACTAA
- the thyA gene encoding thymidylate synthase, whose protein sequence is MKQYLELMQHVLNEGAEKADRTGTGTRSIFGHQMRFNLQDGFPLVTTKKVHLRSIIHELLWFLKGETNIRYLTENKVTIWDEWADENGDLGPVYGRQWRSWGTASGEQIDQISRVIEQLKRDPDSRRIIVSAWNVGELDQMALAPCHAFFQFYVANGRLSCQLYQRSCDIFLGLPFNIASYALLVHMVAQQCDLEVGDFVWTGGDTHLYSNHLEQARLQLTREPRPLPKLVIKRKPDSIFDYRFEDFEIEGYDPHPAIKAPVAV, encoded by the coding sequence ATGAAACAGTATCTGGAACTGATGCAACATGTGCTGAATGAAGGCGCAGAAAAGGCCGACCGTACCGGTACCGGCACACGCTCCATCTTTGGCCACCAGATGCGTTTCAATCTGCAGGACGGTTTTCCCCTGGTTACCACCAAGAAGGTGCACCTGCGCTCTATCATTCATGAGCTGCTGTGGTTCCTGAAAGGGGAAACCAACATCCGTTATCTGACAGAGAACAAAGTCACCATCTGGGATGAGTGGGCGGATGAAAACGGCGACCTCGGCCCGGTGTATGGCAGGCAGTGGCGCAGCTGGGGCACCGCCTCTGGCGAGCAAATTGATCAGATCAGCAGGGTGATTGAGCAGCTGAAACGCGATCCCGATTCACGCCGTATTATTGTTTCAGCGTGGAACGTCGGTGAGCTGGACCAGATGGCGCTGGCACCGTGCCACGCGTTCTTCCAGTTCTATGTCGCAAACGGCAGACTCTCCTGCCAGCTCTATCAGCGCTCGTGCGATATTTTCCTCGGCCTGCCGTTCAATATCGCCAGCTATGCGCTGCTGGTGCATATGGTGGCGCAGCAGTGCGATCTGGAAGTCGGTGATTTTGTCTGGACCGGCGGCGATACGCACCTGTACAGCAACCATCTGGAACAGGCGCGTCTGCAGTTAACGCGCGAACCGCGCCCGCTGCCAAAGCTGGTGATCAAACGTAAGCCGGACTCTATCTTTGACTACCGGTTCGAAGATTTTGAGATTGAAGGTTACGATCCGCATCCGGCGATCAAAGCACCTGTCGCGGTATAA
- the lgt gene encoding prolipoprotein diacylglyceryl transferase, with product MTNGYISFPQFDPVIFSVGPVSLHWYGLMYLVGFVFAMWLAVRRANQPGSGWKKEEVENLLYAGFLGVFLGGRIGYVLFYNLPLFLENPLYLFKVWDGGMSFHGGLIGVIVVMLIFARRTKRTFFQVSDFIAPLIPFGLGAGRLGNFINGELWGRVAPDFKYAMLFPGSRSEDIALAANNPQYQALLNTYGVLPRHPSQLYELCLEGIVLFIILNLFIRKPRPMGSVSGLFLIGYGAFRIIVEFFRQPDAQLGLFEGGISMGQILSIPMILAGVIMMVWAYRRRPQPQTREVK from the coding sequence ATGACTAACGGCTACATTTCGTTCCCTCAATTCGATCCGGTGATTTTCTCTGTCGGACCGGTTTCGCTGCACTGGTACGGCCTGATGTATCTGGTCGGCTTTGTCTTTGCAATGTGGCTGGCCGTGCGCCGCGCCAACCAGCCCGGCAGCGGCTGGAAAAAAGAGGAAGTGGAAAACCTGCTGTATGCAGGCTTCCTCGGTGTTTTCCTCGGCGGACGCATCGGTTACGTGCTGTTCTATAACCTGCCGCTGTTCCTGGAGAATCCGCTCTATCTGTTCAAAGTGTGGGACGGCGGTATGTCCTTCCACGGCGGCCTGATTGGCGTGATTGTGGTGATGCTGATTTTTGCCCGCCGCACAAAACGCACCTTCTTCCAGGTGTCTGATTTCATTGCGCCACTGATTCCGTTTGGCCTCGGAGCCGGCCGTCTCGGCAACTTTATCAACGGCGAACTGTGGGGCCGCGTGGCACCGGATTTCAAATACGCCATGCTGTTCCCGGGATCGCGCAGCGAAGATATCGCGCTGGCAGCCAATAACCCGCAGTATCAGGCACTGCTGAATACTTACGGCGTTCTGCCACGTCATCCTTCGCAGCTGTATGAGCTGTGCCTGGAAGGTATTGTGCTGTTTATCATTCTCAATCTGTTTATTCGCAAGCCGCGTCCGATGGGCAGCGTGTCCGGTCTGTTCCTGATTGGCTATGGTGCGTTCCGTATTATCGTTGAATTCTTCCGCCAGCCCGATGCGCAGCTTGGACTGTTTGAGGGCGGCATCAGCATGGGGCAGATTCTGTCGATTCCGATGATTCTGGCCGGTGTCATCATGATGGTCTGGGCGTATCGTCGTCGCCCGCAGCCGCAAACGCGAGAGGTAAAATGA